In Cryptomeria japonica chromosome 10, Sugi_1.0, whole genome shotgun sequence, a genomic segment contains:
- the LOC131040481 gene encoding metalloendoproteinase 1-MMP isoform X2, which produces MTMLLMLSTKGVVNSAPSSYHFHRIPTSCGVIKTEPFGPLPKWQSTNLTYALLDIPYAQLGLSSAAVRFSIAAAFDSWAAVTPFHFVEAQNSDQANIKISFATGDHGDGEPFDGPGGLLAHSFAPPSGIMHFDAEEYWRVDGFEEPSYFLWVDLQSIALHEIGHIIGLGHAQNSDAVMYRFISVREVKRELTVHDVQCAAALYATPLEVPYIFVKLLFALICTSFICTILFSTV; this is translated from the coding sequence ATGACAATGCTCTTGATGCTTTCAACAAAAGGAGTGGTAAATTCGGCGCCCAGTAGTTATCATTTCCATCGAATTCCAACAAGCTGCGGTGTGATCAAAACTGAGCCTTTTGGTCCTTTGCCAAAATGGCAGTCCACAAATTTGACCTACGCATTGTTAGACATCCCGTATGCCCAATTAGGGCTATCCAGTGCAGCAGTTAGGTTTAGCATAGCCGCGGCCTTCGATTCATGGGCCGCCGTAACGCCCTTCCATTTTGTGGAAGCCCAAAACAGCGATCAAGCGAACATCAAAATAAGTTTCGCCACAGGCGACCATGGCGACGGCGAGCCCTTTGACGGACCAGGCGGCCTTCTGGCGCACTCCTTCGCTCCGCCATCCGGTATCATGCATTTTGACGCCGAAGAATATTGGCGTGTTGATGGCTTTGAAGAGCCCTCGTATTTTCTTTGGGTTGATTTGCAGAGCATAGCGCTGCATGAAATAGGGCATATTATAGGGTTAGGGCACGCGCAAAATAGTGATGCCGTTATGTACAGATTTATCTCTGTTAGAGAAGTTAAAAGAGAGCTTACCGTTCATGATGTGCAATGCGCCGCTGCCCTGTATGCTACGCCTCTTGAGGTGCCCTATATTTTTGTCAAGCTTTTGTTTGCCCTAATCTGCACCTCATTCATATGTACAATTCTATTTTCAACTGTATGA
- the LOC131040463 gene encoding uncharacterized protein LOC131040463 — translation MKFLTWNVRGCNAPDKRRLIKRGFDQAKPKVICIQETKLGREDAARVFGVRQRWFGFFVESEGASGGLGILWNPLVVQVDVVSCSKHWQMVKVNSKIMNFSCFLINVYGPTLAMEKCRLWEDISKLLEEVRPTLAIVVGDFNATLSFSEKRGGVRRMCKTQSDFQTFVNFDALFEVVAKGGRFTWTNRRWGFSYIAEKLDRFFLAGDWNLAPLIFEAEVLAISGLDHFPVSLVVQKDEVLLQCPFKVEKMWLRELGFRDQVVGWWKEAPMLDGFLAFQFFKKLSYVKQKLKSWNREVFGNIFDEKRRIDGDLGALNAKVLAEGMDELDYLMEEDLLSRYGEVLQREKIYWKQKLRENWLKADDRNTNFFHSSVKARRSLNRILSLWLANGTSMEDPNRICKEAVDFFGNLWRRNEAGQAGVELASRAFGVNSSLSV, via the coding sequence ATGAAGTtccttacatggaatgttaggggctgcaatgcccctgacaagagaCGTCTGATCAAAAGAGGTTTTGATCAGGCTAAGCCGAAAGTTATTTGCATTCAGGAAACAAAATTGGGAAGAGAGGATGCAGCTAGAGTTTTTGGTGTAAGACAGAGGTGGTTTGGTTTCTTTGTGGAATCAGAAGGGGCTTCAGGAGGGCTTGGCATTTTGTGGAATCCATTGGTTGTTCAGGTGGATGTTGTCTCATGCTCTAAACATTGGCAGATGGTAAAGGTGAATTCAAAGATCATGAACTTCTCTTGTTTTCTTATCAATGTCTATGGTCCCACTTTGGCTATGGAGAAGTGTCGGTTATGGGAGGATATTTCCAAGCTTTTAGAAGAGGTGAGGCCGACCTTAGCTATTGTTGTTGGGGACTTCAACGCCACTCTTTCTTTCTCGGAAAAGCGTGGTGGGGTGAGAAGGATGTGCAAGACGCAATCAGACTTTCAGACATTTGTGAACTTTGATGCCCTCTTTGAAGTTGTTGCAAAAGGAGGGAGATTTACTTGGACGAATAGAAGGTGGGGCTTTTCCTAtattgctgagaaactagataggttctttctTGCAGGGGATTGGAACTTGGCCCCCTTGATCTTCGAGGCAGAAGTTTTAGCAATTTCAGGTTTAGATCACTTCCCAGTCTCTTTGGTTGTGCAAAAAGATGAAGTTTTGCTCCAGTGTCCTTTTAAGGTGGAAAAGATGTGGTTAAGGGAACTTGGTTTTAGAGATCAGGTGGTTGGCTGGTGGAAGGAGGCCCCAATGCTGGATGGCTTCTTGGCCTTTCAGTTCTTCAAGAAACTCAGTTAtgtaaaacaaaaactaaaatcaTGGAACAGGGAGGTGTTTGGCAATATCTTCGATGAGAAGAGAAGGATTGACGGGGATTTGGGCGCTTTGAATGCAAAAGTCTTAGCCGAAGGGATGGATGAATTAGATTATCTCATGGAGGAAGATCTGCTTAGTAGATACGGGGAAGTTTTGCAGAGGGAGAAgatttattggaaacaaaaattgCGCGAGAACTGGCTTAAAGCCGATGATAgaaacacaaatttttttcataGTTCGGTGAAGGCAAGGAGGAGCCTCAATAGAATCCTTTCCCTATGGCTAGCAAATGGAACTTCAATGGAGGACCCAAATCGTATTTGTAAGGAGGCGGTGGATTTCTTTGGAAATCTTTGGAGAAGGAACGAGGCTGGTCAGGCAGGTGTCGAGCTCGCAAGCCGAGCTTTTGGAGTTAATTCCTCCCTTAGTGTCTAG
- the LOC131040481 gene encoding metalloendoproteinase 1-MMP isoform X1, whose protein sequence is MKSCPESPLFYQSRLICVKKIFDHIEAKVLLTGMTMLLMLSTKGVVNSAPSSYHFHRIPTSCGVIKTEPFGPLPKWQSTNLTYALLDIPYAQLGLSSAAVRFSIAAAFDSWAAVTPFHFVEAQNSDQANIKISFATGDHGDGEPFDGPGGLLAHSFAPPSGIMHFDAEEYWRVDGFEEPSYFLWVDLQSIALHEIGHIIGLGHAQNSDAVMYRFISVREVKRELTVHDVQCAAALYATPLEVPYIFVKLLFALICTSFICTILFSTV, encoded by the coding sequence ATGAAATCATGTCCAGAATCACCATTATTTTATCAGAGCAGACTCATCTGCGTAAAGAAAATATTCGATCACATAGAGGCAAAGGTGTTACTTACAGGTATGACAATGCTCTTGATGCTTTCAACAAAAGGAGTGGTAAATTCGGCGCCCAGTAGTTATCATTTCCATCGAATTCCAACAAGCTGCGGTGTGATCAAAACTGAGCCTTTTGGTCCTTTGCCAAAATGGCAGTCCACAAATTTGACCTACGCATTGTTAGACATCCCGTATGCCCAATTAGGGCTATCCAGTGCAGCAGTTAGGTTTAGCATAGCCGCGGCCTTCGATTCATGGGCCGCCGTAACGCCCTTCCATTTTGTGGAAGCCCAAAACAGCGATCAAGCGAACATCAAAATAAGTTTCGCCACAGGCGACCATGGCGACGGCGAGCCCTTTGACGGACCAGGCGGCCTTCTGGCGCACTCCTTCGCTCCGCCATCCGGTATCATGCATTTTGACGCCGAAGAATATTGGCGTGTTGATGGCTTTGAAGAGCCCTCGTATTTTCTTTGGGTTGATTTGCAGAGCATAGCGCTGCATGAAATAGGGCATATTATAGGGTTAGGGCACGCGCAAAATAGTGATGCCGTTATGTACAGATTTATCTCTGTTAGAGAAGTTAAAAGAGAGCTTACCGTTCATGATGTGCAATGCGCCGCTGCCCTGTATGCTACGCCTCTTGAGGTGCCCTATATTTTTGTCAAGCTTTTGTTTGCCCTAATCTGCACCTCATTCATATGTACAATTCTATTTTCAACTGTATGA